AGGGCCAGCAGTAGCGCGACAATGACCAAAATGGCCATTAACGGCGATAGCCCCATCCACAGAAAAGCGCTGACGCCGCTTGCCCCGGCAATTCCGCCAGCGCTGAAAAAACCGTGGAAACCGGACATCATGGCCCGACCGCTGGCGCGTTCGACAAAGACGGCCTGAATATTGATTGAGATGTCAATCATGCCGACCGCCGCGCCAAAAAACAGCAGGGCACCGGCCATGACGGGGATCGTATCGGCCAGTGTCAGCATCGGCAGAACCACGCACAGCACGGCGCTGGCGAGCAGAATAACGGTGCGGCAGCCAAATTTATCAGTGAGTGATCCGGTAAACGGCATCGTCAGCAGCGAGCCCATCCCCACAGAGAGCAGCAGCATGCCTAACGAGGCGTCATTAATATCCAGGCGATGTTTAACAAAAGGAACCAGCGGAGCCCAGGATGCGATAACGAAGCCTGCGACGAAAAAACTGATGCGTGTGGCTGTCTGTGCTTTTCGACCGGGGTGCTGTTCATTACATAATGATTCGGAGTTCAGCGCTGCGCTCATATCCTTGGCGGTACTGTTGGGTAGATGGAGGAAAGACTTCTTTCTACCATAATTAAGTTACTGAATCGAAGGATTCATCACCTGGCGATAGCGTAGGAGGGATTATTAGATGAGTTAACGTCAGGTTTGTGTGAAAGATGTTCAGTTGCAGCGTACCCGTTCTGTGCCGTGGGTGACGTTTACCCTTCACGAGTCTTGCGAGGCGGATAACCCGATGACCGGGACTCTCGCTTTTTATCCTGAATAACCTCTCACCCAAAGTGGCTTTTTTTACCGTATAATCCCCTGATTTACATTTGGTTACCGGAGTCAGGGTGAAACAACTTTCCGACCTGTTGCGTGACGTGCAGCAGGATTTATGCCAACCACAGCCTGAAAATGCGGGTTTCAGACAGATAACAGGTTCACTGACCCTCGGCGAGCCGATCGATCTGTTGTCATGGCTGGCGACGCAACCGGCGTATCCTCAGTTTTATTGGCAGCATCGTCAGGACAGTGAAGAAGCGGCGGTATGTGGTCAGGTTTGCGGTTTTCACTCTATTGAGGAGGCGGAAAGTTTTTTGTTACGGCAGGGATGCGATCGCCATACGCGAATCTGGGGCTTGAATGCTTTCGACCGGTCGGCGCGTGAGCACGGGGCCGGTATCTCCTCCAGCTCTCTGTTTCTGCCCCGCGTGGAGTTATTGCGCCAGAACCACACGCTCAGCCTGCGAATTAATCTATTCAGTGAGACATCGCTACAGCAGGATGCCGATGACGCCGCGGCATTCATCAAGTTGTTACTGCCCATGCGCCCGTTGCCACCCTTGCAGGCGGAAGTCTGCGCCGTGAGCCACCTGCCGGATCGCCGGAATTGGATCAAACTGCTGCAACAGACACTTGGCAGGATCGCGGCCGGAGAGATGGAGAAAGTGGTGTTGGCAAGAAAGACCACGCTAACCCTGAAACAGCCGTTGCAGGCGACCACCTTTATGGCCGCCAGCCGCGCGGTCAACCATCACTGTTTCCATTTTATGCTGGCGCATGACGCTCGACAGGCGTTTCTCGGCTCCAGCCCGGAGCGGCTTTACCGCCGTCGTGAAACACGGCTTGAAACCGAAGCGCTGGCAGGCACCGTCGCCAGCGGCAAAAATGATGAAACCGCGGCGGCATTGGCGCACTGGCTAATGAAAGACACCAAGAACCAGTGTGAGAACATGCTGGTGGTGGACGATATCTGCCAGCGTCTGCGGCAGTCGGCGTTATCGCTGGATGTCAGGCCGGCTGAAGTGGTGCGGCTACGCAAAGTGCAGCATTTGCGTCGTATCATTCAGGCAACGCTGAGAAAGCAGTCGGATGCGGCGTGCCTTGAAGACTTGCAGCCAACGGCAGCCGTCGCCGGATTACCCAGACCGCCCGCCCGGCATTTTATTGCCGAAAACGAACCTTTCGCGCGTGGCTGGTACGCGGGTTCTGCGGGTTACCTCTCCCGCTGTCAGTCAGAATTTTGCGTCGCGCTGCGTTCGGCTGAAATCAGTGACCACATTTTGTCACTGTATGCCGGAGCGGGGATTGTAGCCGGTTCTGATCCAGAGCAGGAATGGCAGGAGTTGGAAAGCAAAGCCGCGGGCCTGAGATCGCTGTTAGACGGTGTTATGTCATAGTTTTATTTTATCTTTGTTGTGCTTGAGATGGGTCTATATCAAAGTGGGCGTTGTAAAAAAAAATATAATTTTTTGGAATCCGCAACCTGAGCTGTTGAGTAAATCATGGCAACAAGTGTATTTAATCGTCGCTGGGCCGCCTTGCTGCTTGAAGCGCTGACCCGTCATGGCGTCCGCCACATATGCATTGGGCCCGGTTCCCGTTCTACGCCGCTGACGCTGTCAGCGGTCGATCAAGGCGCGTTGATTTGCCATACCCATTTTGACGAACGGGGATTGGGGCATTTGGCGTTGGGACTGGCGAAAGCGTCTCACGAGCCGGTGGCTATTGTGGTGACCTCGGGGACGGCTGCCGCGAACCTTTACCCGGCGATCATTGAAGCGGGGCTGACCGGGGAGCGGCTGGTGGTGTTGACCGCCGATCGTCCTTCCGAGTTGATTGATTGCGGCGCGAATCAGGCTATCCGCCAGAACGGATTATACGCGTCCCATCCAACGGTCACGCTGGATTTGCCACGCCCCACGGCGGATATTCCCGCCAGTTGGCTGGTTTCCTCATTAGATAGCGCGATGGCGCAACTGGATCACGGCGCGTTGCATATTAATTGTCCGTTTGCCGAACCGCTTTATGGCGCGGACGATGACGCCGCTGTGCGTGACTGGCTACTGACGCTGGGTGACTGGTGGGACAGCGGCGAACCCTGGCTGCGTGAAATGCGGCAGACCACGCTGACGGTTCAGCCGGACTGGTACGAATGGCGGCAAAAACGCGGGGTGGTGATTGCCGGACGCATCAGCCCGGCGCAGGGAGGGCTAGTGGCGCGGTGGGCGAACGAATTGGGCTGGCCGCTGATTGGCGACATACTGTCGCAAAGTGGTCAGCCATTACCCTGCGCGGATATCTGGCTGACGAACCCCGCGGCGCTGGCATGCTTGCAACAGGCTGAAATTGTCGTGCAGTTTGGCGCTAACCTGACCGGAAAACGCCTGCTGCAATGGCAGGCAAAATGTCAGCCACAGACGTATTGGCTGGTGGATAAACTGCCGGGGCGGCTTGACCCCGCCCACCATCGCGGCCGGCGTTTGATTGCCGACGTCGGTGACTGGCTGGTTGCCCACCCTGCCGTTGCGCAACCGCCCTGGGCGGATGAATTGAACGGTATCGCGCGCTATGCCCAGCGCCAGGTGAGCGGTTATTTGACCGATCGCTTCGGCGAAGCCCAGCTTGCGCAGCGAACCCCTGAATTATTGCCGCCGGACGGTCAACTGTTTATCGGCAATAGTCTGACGGTGCGTTTCATCGACGCGCTGGCGCAACTGCCGCCACAATATCCGGTATACGCTAACCGCGGAGCCAGCGGTATTGATGGATTGATCTCGACGCTGGCCGGCGTTCAACGCGCGACGGGTAAGGCAACGCTTGGGATCGTGGGAGATCTTTCCGCGTTATACGATCTCAACGCGTTGGCTTTGCTGCGGCAGGCGCCGGCGCCGCTGGTGCTGATTGTGGTGAATAACAATGGCGGACAGATTTTCTCGCTGTTGCCGACGCCCGACGAGCAGCGTGAAACGTTTTATTGTATGCCGCAACATGTCGAATTCGGTCATGCCGCCGCGATGTTCGGTCTCAACTATGCGCACGCAGAACGCTGGGAACAGATAGCGGACACGGTCGCCAGCGGCTGGACGCAGGGCGGCGTCACGCTGCTGGAAGTGGTGGTGCCGCCGAAAGACGGGGTGAAAACGCTGAACGCGCTGGTTTCACAGGCGTCAGCGTGGCCGCGCTGAACTGCCGCAGAATAATGCCGGCGGCGCTATCGCCCGCACACCCGTGGCTGGTATGTCTGCACGGACTGCTGGGCAGCGGGGAAGACTGGCGCCCGATTATCCCTTTTTGCGGCGAATGGCCGCTGTTGCTGGTGGATTTACCGGGCCACGGCGCTTCGCAGGGCGTGGCTGCCGGTGACTTTGCGCAAATCAGTCAACAACTGGCGTTGACGCTGGAACAGCAAGGTATTGAACGCTATTGGCTGCTGGGGTATTCGCTGGGGGGGCGGCTCGCCATGTATCACGCCTGTTTCGGACCGCGCGGCGGCATACAAGGTCTGTTGGTGGAGGGCGGTAATCCGGGGCTTGAAAATCGGCAACAGCGTGAGGCGCGTTTATTGCACGATGCGCGCTGGGCGCGGCGCTTTCGCCACGAGGCGTTGGAAACGGTGCTGAACGACTGGTATCGGCAGGCCGTGTTTGCCGATCTGAACACCGCACAGCGCGATGCGCTGGTTGCCCGGCGCCGCCATAATCACGGCGCGGCGGTGGCGGCGATGCTGGAAGCCACCTCGTTAGGGCGTCAGCCCTGGCTGGTGGACAGTCTTAGGCAATTGGTCATCCCATTTGGTTATCTGTGCGGCGTCAGTGACGGTAAATTTCAGGCGCTGGCGATGCAATATGGTCTGCCGTTAATACGCGTGGCGCAAGCCGGCCATAACGCGCATCAGGCGAATCCGGCGGAGTACGCCGCGCGGATGTTTTCTTTTATTTCGCATACCGTTAAGGACTGATATTTATGCTTTATCCCAGTGAAGAACAGTTTTACGCCCCGGTGGAATGGCACGATTGCAGCGGTGATTTTACCGATATCCTGTTTCACAAATCAGCGGATGGTATTGCCAAAATCACCATTAACCGTCCGCAGGTGCGCAACGCTTTCCGTCCGCAAACGGTAAAAGAGATGATTCACGCGCTGGAAAATGCCCGTTACGACGAGGGGATTGGCGTGATTATTCTGACCGGGGCCGGCGACAAGGCATTCTGTTCCGGGGGCGATCAGAAAGTCCGCGGCGACTACGGCGGCTATCAGGACGACAGCGGGGTACATCATCTGAACGTGTTGGATTTCCAGCGCCAGATTCGTACCTGTCCGAAACCGGTGGTGGCGATGGTCGCGGGCTATTCCATTGGCGGCGGTCACGTGTTGCACATGATGTGCGATCTAACGATTGCGGCGCAAAACGCCATCTTCGGTCAAACCGGGCCGCGCGTGGGGTCTTTTGACGGCGGTTGGGGCGCGTCGTATATGGCGCGTATCGTCGGCCAGAAAAAAGCCCGCGAAATCTGGTTCCTGTGCCGCCAGTATGATGCGGCGCAGGCGCTGGATATGGGATTGGTCAATACCGTGGTTCCGCTGGCCGATTTGGAAAAAGAAACCGTTCGCTGGTGCCGCGAAATGCTGCAAAACAGTCCGATGGCGCTGCGCTGCCTGAAGGCCGCGCTGAACGCCGATTGTGACGGACAGGCGGGGTTGCAGGAGCTGGCCGGTAACGCCACCATGCTGTTCTATATGACCGACGAAGGTCAGGAAGGCCGCAATGCCTTTAACGAAAAACGCCAGCCCGATTTCAGCAAATTTAAACGGAATCCCTAATGCGTCAGGTTGAAGTTTACCGCTACTGTGTACCGATGGAGGCGGGGGTGGTGCTGCGTAATCAGCGCCTGAAAACCCGCGACGGGCTGATCGTCAGTTTGCGACAGGGCGACCGGCAAGGCTGGGGTGAGATCGCGCCGCTGCCGGCGTTCAGTGTGGAAACGTTGGCGCAAGCCGAATCCGCCGCATACGAACAGCTCACGCGCTGGCTGGCGGGGGAAACCTGGTCTGACGATGTGCCGCCGTCCGTCGCCTTTGGCCTGAGCTGTGCTCAGGCTGAGTTGGATCAGCGCCTGCCGGTGACGGCGGATTACCGCAAAGCGCCTTTGTGTAATGGCGATCCTGACGAACTGTTCGCCATGTTGCAGGCGTTGCCCGGTGAAAAAGTGGCGAAGGTCAAGGTTGGGCTGTATGAAGCGGTGCGCGACGGCATGATCGTCAATATGTTGCTGGAAGCGTTGCCTGACCTGAAGTTGCGTCTGGACGCCAACCGCAGTTGGTCGCGAGCCAAAGCGGATGGCTTTGCCCGCTATGTCGCACCCGCGTTGCGCACCCGCATTGCGTTTCTGGAAGAACCTTGCAAAACCCGTCAGGCGTCCCGTGAATTCGCACAGGAAACCGGCATCAACATCGCCTGGGACGAAAGCGTGCGCGAAGCGGGTTTCCGGGTGGAGGCCGAGCCGGGCGTGAGCGCGATTATCATCAAGCCAACACTGGTGGGAAGTCTGGCCCGCTGCGAGCAACTGGTGCGGGACGCGCGTCAGGCGGGATTGACGGCGGTGATCAGCTCCAGCATTGAATCCAGTTTGGGGCTTACCCAACTGGCGCGGCTGGCGCACTGGCTGACGCCGGACACCATTCCCGGTCTGGATACGCTGGAGTTGATGCAGGCGCAGATATTACGACCGTGGCCGCAAAGCACATTACCCTTGTTATTGGCCGACCAACTGGAACCGGTATGGCATTCCTGACCGACTGGCCCTGGCGTTATTGGGCCGAACAGACACCGCTTTCCGTCGCGCTGATTGATGGCGAAACCCGCTGGCGCTGGCGGCGGCTTGCTCAGCGTGTGGACCGGTTGGCCGCCGGGTTTGCGCAGCAAGGCGTGAAGTCCGGCAGTGGCGTGGCGCTGCGTGGTAAAAACAGCGGGACGATGCTGTGCTGCTATCTGGCGTTATTGCAATGCGGCGCGCGTTTGCTGCCGCTCAATCCTCAATTGCCCGAATCATTGACTGAAAACCTGCTGCCCTCGCTCGATATGCGCTACGGGCTGTGTCTGGATGGGCGACCGCCGCCGTCTGGTTTGATACCTTTATCGTGCCTATCTGATGTGCCTGCCCCGGTAATTCCCTCCGCCAGCCGGCGCTGGCAACCGGAACAGTTGGCGACGCTGACGCTGACCTCCGGCTCCAGCGGTTTGCCCAAAGCCGCCGCGCATACTTTTTCCGCTCATCTGGCCAGCGCGGAAGGCGTGCTGGAAATGATGGCTTTCTCAGCACAGGATAGTTGGCTGCTGTCACTGCCGCTGTTTCATGTTTCAGGGCAGGGGATTGTGTGGCGCTGGCTGGCCGCCGGCGCAACGATTGTCGTACGTGATCGCCAGCCGCTGGCGTCCGCGTTACGGGATTGTACCCATGCTTCCCTGGTGCCGACGCAGCTCTGGCGTTTGCTGTCGCAAGGTGCGCTTCCCGCCTCGTTGAATTCCGTATTGCTGGGCGGGGCGATGATCCCGCTGGCGCTGGCGCAGCAGGCCGAATCTCTCGGCGTGCGCTGCTGGTGCGGCTACGGCCTGACGGAACTGGCGTCGACGGTGTGCGCCAAGCGTGCCGACGGTCGGACAGGCGTCGGATTGCCGCTAAGCGGACGAGAAATTCGTCTGGCGGGCGAGGAGGTGTTATTGCGCGGCAGTACGCTGGCGTCTGGCTATTGGCGTGACGGAAAGCTTCTCCCCCTGGTCGATGACGACGGATGGTTCCACAGCCAGGATCGCGGCAGCTTCGAGGACGGTGAGTGGCGTATTCTGGGCCGTCTGGATAACGAGTTTTTCAGCGGCGGAGAAGGCATCCAGCCGGAAAATATCGAAACGGTGCTGCTGGCGCACCCAGATATTCAACAAGCCTGCGTGGTGCCGGTTGATGACGCCGAGTTTGGTCAGCGTCCCGTTGCCGTCGTGGAGGTAACAGGGGCGACCTCGCTGGCGGCGATCCGTGACTGGCTATCGCCGCAGTTAGCCGGATTTCAGCGCCCGGTGGCCTATTACGCGCTGCCTGCGGCGTTAAACAATGGCGGGATCAAAATCGCCCGCCGGCAGGTGAAAGCGTGGGTGCAGGCGAAACATCAAAATAGATGCGCAGATGAATAATGCGTGGCGAGCGGCAGGCACAACGATATTTCAGTTGATTAAAAGAATAAATCGGAAGCGAGGGCGATTTCGTGCTGGAGCAGAGGGATGATTACGGTAGAATCGCCGAAGGCAACAATATGTTTTTGCTCGTGCGTTTAATAACTCTTTTAAGGAAGTCGACATGAAAAAGTTTGTCATTGCCTGTGCGGGAAGCCTGCTGCTTGCCAGCGCTTCTGTACAGGCCATTAGTTTGTCCGGGGAAGTTGGGCGCGATTATACCGGCGCCAACGCGGGTTTCGGTTTGGGGATACCTGGGCTGGCCGGCAGCGTGAGTTACGCTCACGGCGACAACAGTAATGATATCTATGGATTTGGCTTAGGGTATACCCTTCCGCTCGGCCCGCTGAAACTGACTCTCGGCGGCAAGGCGTTGTATCTCGACCAGGATCGCGGTTCAGACGGCCATGCGCTGGCGCTGGGCGGCGGTCTGCAATGGCCGATCAACCGTTACTTCTCTGTCTACGGTGAAGGCTATTATTCACCGGACGCGTTTTCCAGCCAAGTTGATTACTATGTCGAAGGCAAGGCAGGCGTCCGCTGGCAGGTCATCGGTCCGTTGAATGTCGATGTGGGCTACCGCTATATCAACCTGGCGGGCGAAAGCGGCCGTTCAGATAACAAACTGGCCGATTCCGCCTATATCGGCGTGGGTTTCAACTTCTGATAACGGCCATCGACAGTCATGTTGTGGCGGGCGCGAGCGATCGCGCCCGTTTGCTATTAACGGGAGTGAAAGATGCTTAGGGTCGAGATGTTAAGTACCGGCGATGAAGTGCTGCATGGTCAGATTATTGATACCAATGCCGCCTGGCTGGGTGACTATCTGTTTCAGCAGGGATTGCCGATGACCAGCCGGATGACGGTGGGGGACGATCTCGATGCCTTAGTCTCGGCGCTCACCCAGCGAAGCCAAATTGCGGATGTGTTGATTGTCAATGGCGGACTGGGGCCGACCAGTGACGATCTCAGCGCGGCGGCGGCGGCCACGGCCGCCGGGGAGGAACTGGTTGAACATGCGGGATGGCTGGCGCGGATGACGGCGTTTTTTACCGAACGGAACCGGGTCATGGCGCCCAGTAACCGCAAGCAGGCGCAGATCCCCGCCAGTGCCGAAATGCTCGATAATCCGGTGGGGACGGCATGCGGCTTTGTGTTGCAGCTTAATCAATGTCTGATGTTTTTTACGCCCGGCGTGCCGTCGGAATTCAAGGTGATGGTGGAGCAGCAGATCATCCCGCGTCTGCGCGATCGTTTTGTCCTTTCCGAACCGCCGCTGTGTTTGCGGCTTACCACCTTTGGACGTTCTGAAAGCGATTTGGCCGGTCAACTGGATGGACAGTCTCTCCCGCCGGGCGTGGTGCTCGGCTACCGTTCTTCCATGCCGATTATCGAGTTGAAGCTGACCGGACCCGCCGCGCAACGGGCGGCAATGCAGCCGGTGTGGGAACAGGTGCGCGCCGTGGCGGGCGAAAACGCCATCTTTGAAGGGACGGAAGGGTTGCCGACCCAGTTGGCGCGCCGGTTGACGGCACGCGAGCTTCGGCTGGCGGTCAGTGAAGATTTTACTGCCGGTCTGCTGAACTGGCAGTTGCAGTCAGCCGGCGTGCCATTGGCCGGCGGTGAACTGCGGGTGAATAGCGATGTACAGGATTTGCCGTCGTTTGCCGATGACACGCGGCAACTGGCGGAACGTTACGGCGTCCCGCTGGCCCTGCGGGTAGGGGACAGACGAGACGATCGGCTGATGATTGCCCTGCATACGCCGCAAGGCACATTCGCGCAGGCGATACAGTATAATGTCGCGCGTCATAGCCTGAAAACGCA
This is a stretch of genomic DNA from Brenneria rubrifaciens. It encodes these proteins:
- the menF gene encoding isochorismate synthase MenF, whose translation is MKQLSDLLRDVQQDLCQPQPENAGFRQITGSLTLGEPIDLLSWLATQPAYPQFYWQHRQDSEEAAVCGQVCGFHSIEEAESFLLRQGCDRHTRIWGLNAFDRSAREHGAGISSSSLFLPRVELLRQNHTLSLRINLFSETSLQQDADDAAAFIKLLLPMRPLPPLQAEVCAVSHLPDRRNWIKLLQQTLGRIAAGEMEKVVLARKTTLTLKQPLQATTFMAASRAVNHHCFHFMLAHDARQAFLGSSPERLYRRRETRLETEALAGTVASGKNDETAAALAHWLMKDTKNQCENMLVVDDICQRLRQSALSLDVRPAEVVRLRKVQHLRRIIQATLRKQSDAACLEDLQPTAAVAGLPRPPARHFIAENEPFARGWYAGSAGYLSRCQSEFCVALRSAEISDHILSLYAGAGIVAGSDPEQEWQELESKAAGLRSLLDGVMS
- the menD gene encoding 2-succinyl-5-enolpyruvyl-6-hydroxy-3-cyclohexene-1-carboxylic-acid synthase, producing MATSVFNRRWAALLLEALTRHGVRHICIGPGSRSTPLTLSAVDQGALICHTHFDERGLGHLALGLAKASHEPVAIVVTSGTAAANLYPAIIEAGLTGERLVVLTADRPSELIDCGANQAIRQNGLYASHPTVTLDLPRPTADIPASWLVSSLDSAMAQLDHGALHINCPFAEPLYGADDDAAVRDWLLTLGDWWDSGEPWLREMRQTTLTVQPDWYEWRQKRGVVIAGRISPAQGGLVARWANELGWPLIGDILSQSGQPLPCADIWLTNPAALACLQQAEIVVQFGANLTGKRLLQWQAKCQPQTYWLVDKLPGRLDPAHHRGRRLIADVGDWLVAHPAVAQPPWADELNGIARYAQRQVSGYLTDRFGEAQLAQRTPELLPPDGQLFIGNSLTVRFIDALAQLPPQYPVYANRGASGIDGLISTLAGVQRATGKATLGIVGDLSALYDLNALALLRQAPAPLVLIVVNNNGGQIFSLLPTPDEQRETFYCMPQHVEFGHAAAMFGLNYAHAERWEQIADTVASGWTQGGVTLLEVVVPPKDGVKTLNALVSQASAWPR
- the menH gene encoding 2-succinyl-6-hydroxy-2,4-cyclohexadiene-1-carboxylate synthase is translated as MPAALSPAHPWLVCLHGLLGSGEDWRPIIPFCGEWPLLLVDLPGHGASQGVAAGDFAQISQQLALTLEQQGIERYWLLGYSLGGRLAMYHACFGPRGGIQGLLVEGGNPGLENRQQREARLLHDARWARRFRHEALETVLNDWYRQAVFADLNTAQRDALVARRRHNHGAAVAAMLEATSLGRQPWLVDSLRQLVIPFGYLCGVSDGKFQALAMQYGLPLIRVAQAGHNAHQANPAEYAARMFSFISHTVKD
- the menB gene encoding 1,4-dihydroxy-2-naphthoyl-CoA synthase — encoded protein: MLYPSEEQFYAPVEWHDCSGDFTDILFHKSADGIAKITINRPQVRNAFRPQTVKEMIHALENARYDEGIGVIILTGAGDKAFCSGGDQKVRGDYGGYQDDSGVHHLNVLDFQRQIRTCPKPVVAMVAGYSIGGGHVLHMMCDLTIAAQNAIFGQTGPRVGSFDGGWGASYMARIVGQKKAREIWFLCRQYDAAQALDMGLVNTVVPLADLEKETVRWCREMLQNSPMALRCLKAALNADCDGQAGLQELAGNATMLFYMTDEGQEGRNAFNEKRQPDFSKFKRNP
- the menC gene encoding o-succinylbenzoate synthase, giving the protein MRQVEVYRYCVPMEAGVVLRNQRLKTRDGLIVSLRQGDRQGWGEIAPLPAFSVETLAQAESAAYEQLTRWLAGETWSDDVPPSVAFGLSCAQAELDQRLPVTADYRKAPLCNGDPDELFAMLQALPGEKVAKVKVGLYEAVRDGMIVNMLLEALPDLKLRLDANRSWSRAKADGFARYVAPALRTRIAFLEEPCKTRQASREFAQETGINIAWDESVREAGFRVEAEPGVSAIIIKPTLVGSLARCEQLVRDARQAGLTAVISSSIESSLGLTQLARLAHWLTPDTIPGLDTLELMQAQILRPWPQSTLPLLLADQLEPVWHS
- the menE gene encoding o-succinylbenzoate--CoA ligase, whose amino-acid sequence is MAFLTDWPWRYWAEQTPLSVALIDGETRWRWRRLAQRVDRLAAGFAQQGVKSGSGVALRGKNSGTMLCCYLALLQCGARLLPLNPQLPESLTENLLPSLDMRYGLCLDGRPPPSGLIPLSCLSDVPAPVIPSASRRWQPEQLATLTLTSGSSGLPKAAAHTFSAHLASAEGVLEMMAFSAQDSWLLSLPLFHVSGQGIVWRWLAAGATIVVRDRQPLASALRDCTHASLVPTQLWRLLSQGALPASLNSVLLGGAMIPLALAQQAESLGVRCWCGYGLTELASTVCAKRADGRTGVGLPLSGREIRLAGEEVLLRGSTLASGYWRDGKLLPLVDDDGWFHSQDRGSFEDGEWRILGRLDNEFFSGGEGIQPENIETVLLAHPDIQQACVVPVDDAEFGQRPVAVVEVTGATSLAAIRDWLSPQLAGFQRPVAYYALPAALNNGGIKIARRQVKAWVQAKHQNRCADE
- a CDS encoding YfaZ family outer membrane protein, with the translated sequence MKKFVIACAGSLLLASASVQAISLSGEVGRDYTGANAGFGLGIPGLAGSVSYAHGDNSNDIYGFGLGYTLPLGPLKLTLGGKALYLDQDRGSDGHALALGGGLQWPINRYFSVYGEGYYSPDAFSSQVDYYVEGKAGVRWQVIGPLNVDVGYRYINLAGESGRSDNKLADSAYIGVGFNF
- a CDS encoding nicotinamide mononucleotide deamidase-related protein YfaY, which gives rise to MLRVEMLSTGDEVLHGQIIDTNAAWLGDYLFQQGLPMTSRMTVGDDLDALVSALTQRSQIADVLIVNGGLGPTSDDLSAAAAATAAGEELVEHAGWLARMTAFFTERNRVMAPSNRKQAQIPASAEMLDNPVGTACGFVLQLNQCLMFFTPGVPSEFKVMVEQQIIPRLRDRFVLSEPPLCLRLTTFGRSESDLAGQLDGQSLPPGVVLGYRSSMPIIELKLTGPAAQRAAMQPVWEQVRAVAGENAIFEGTEGLPTQLARRLTARELRLAVSEDFTAGLLNWQLQSAGVPLAGGELRVNSDVQDLPSFADDTRQLAERYGVPLALRVGDRRDDRLMIALHTPQGTFAQAIQYNVARHSLKTHQEVVALFAMNLLRRWLNGWPVYGGHGWINVLETLA